ATTTGATTTCAATATGCCCATTCTACCGATTCATGACAGTTGTATTATTTTAATAGCTTTCGACCTAAGTCCACAGCTCTGTTTATTCTCCTAACCTGTTTACAAGACAATAGAGATTATCTCTTTAAATTTAACCGTGACAGCTGACTAACCACGTGACGTGGTCCATTGTCTTTTATTCGCATTACAATCAAATGTAACAATCGACCTTGTATCTTACTCGTCGTCATCAGTGGTGGCTGGCCGCACCTGTAGATGAACATACCCTGTAacacagaacagaacagaacagaacagaacagaggGTTACGTGCCCTGAATGCTTATGTTTGCCAAGTACTTTACTCCAGTGATACATGGTGACCTGACATGACCCCTATTGAGAGATAGGAAGGACAAGAATGTGTATACCGGATAAAGCTTCGCTGTAAATTACAGCACAATTAGCAGAGAGGTAATAACCGTGTTGACAACAGTCATCCAGTACTAGTAGAAAAAACATGGCACACAACGACCTGTTATTGTATGATATAGAGTACTCGTTTTACTCACAAAGAGTAAGTGTTccatttttttgttaattttgcaTAAACTGTTCGgaattttagttttgttttgccAACGACCCCACTTTGATTGTACTCTAGTTTGACCATTGCCCCTTAGGGGGCATCGGATCGATATCATGGAAGTTTGTATGTTGTTTTGTAGACGTCTGTCGGTGTTATATCTGCTTGCATACCGTGGGtcatacaacatacaactgCAAGCTGTATTGGGTGCAGTATCATATTTGAAGGCAATGAGTGGGTGTTCGGAGCTGAAAAAATGCCTTTCTGGTTAGGGTATTtgtttaaaataaattgttgataAACCACTATATGTAAGGACGATATATTCATAGAGTACGCTCAAGGTGCCCTTTGCCTCTGTCACCATGATAACTGACAATCAAGGCCTCTAAATCTTACAAGTTTAACTCTTTACTGTTCATCAATTACTGTACATAGTACACTGTGCATTGAATTTTTGCTAATGTTTATTCAGAACATCAATGCTTGCGTCGTCCCTAGATATTCATTTTTGGAAACATTCATAGACGGGTCACATATTCCAAAGCCTTCGTCATATAAGGTTGTCTGTAACAGAATAAGATTAAACGAAAAAACTGTAGATGTCTCCGATCGTCTATGAATCGTGTATTGTATACGCCCCAAAATGGTTTATATGCGAGTATGCATGGAAACAGTTCATTGGTGTGTTTAGGGACCCATTTTACATGTAGTGCGAGGCTGCTGTTCAGTTGAACTCGTGACAGATAGTAACCAATATGTTAATACATCCTCAGACAAGTCTGGTGGTAGCTCTACGTGcttatgtagtattgtatgtatCGTATGTATTGTAGGTACTGTAGCAGCTCACAATACAGTCTATGAATACATGATACTGACAATGTTCAAAACAGCTGGACATAAAACGCTAGCAATTTACTTATCGTCgtatcaaggtcaaaggtgCCATCTATATCGTGTCTGTCTTTCAGTGAAAGTAGAGTCGTGTCCTACATACATTCTTCAGtagttaacctttgacctttgatatATTCTGAACCCAACATGCTGGCTTGATTAGTCAAATGATCACTGGGTGTTAGAGGGCGCTAACACACATGGTGTTGTGAAAGTGATTTAGACAACATTGAACACATATTTTGTTCTGCAACATTatgagaaatatttattttggcacaTGACGGTAACATGACGACCATACAGTGTTTCAGAAATCATTTTTCTACAAGTTAAAAGTTTctacattttattacaaaatcaaaatttgcaGTTTCCAAGTATATTCTTTTTTAGTAAAATTAATCGTTGCATTTTAGGGGAGCGATTATGCAATAAACGCATATACCTGTTGCTACTCTGTAATTCTTCATTGTCTCGTCAGGTAAGGATGGCGTTAGCTGCCAAAAGGTTGAGCTATCGTAAATATCATATTAGGTATGGACAATTCGAACACATAACACCTTGGTATATGCGCATTAACCCACTTGGAAAGGTTCCCGTACTAGTTGACGATAACACGGTTGTTACTGACTCAGAAAGAATCATTCAATACCTGGATGACATCTTCCCTGACAGTAAGTAATTTGATTTGTGAATACAATATTTCTCTGTAAACATTCTGACAAGAGTATAgagtggtgtggtgtggtaaggtgtggtgtggtgtggtgtggtaaggtgtggtgtggtgtggtgtggtgcggtgcggtgcggtgcggtgtgtggtgtggtgtagtgcggtgcggtgcggtgcggtgtgtggtgtggtgtggtgtgaagTGGTGTGATGGGATGCAGTTTTGTGTAGTGGTGCAGTGTAATGATGGGTGTACACACACGAAATcaagcacatacatacatacatacatacatacatacatacatacatacatacatacatacatacatacatacatacatctacattaTTGTATATCAACTAAAGACTGATACAAGCTGCTCGGATCCCTTCTTCATTGATATTAAATGTTTTTTGTCACACCTTTATATAGCTATCAGACTTACCCCCGATGAATCAACACACAAAGGACGTCGCTGCAAATATTTCAAGAAACTTTGTTCAAAAATCGACTCTGAAGTACTAACAACAAGTGTTCCTTTGCTACAACAAATATCCGGTTCCGAACACGTCATATCCGCTTTTGCACCCAATGTGATGAAGGAAAGTAGGAAAGGTACAGTGAGTATGACGAATTATAGAATCTGAAGTTATACAGCTTTGTTAGACTAATTAAATCCGTGAATTAATATCCTTCGATTTTTTTTGCACCCGTGATCAATTTTGTGatcaatgatgatgatgatgatgatgatgatgatgatgatgatgatgatgatgatgatgatggtggtggtggtggtggtggtggtggtggtggtggtggtggtggtggtggtgatggtggtggtggtggtggtggtggtgatgatgatgatgatgatgatgatgatgatgatggtgatggtggtggtggtggtggtggtggtggtggtggtgatgatgatgatgatgatgatgataatgaggaggaggaggaaagGGAGGatcgttatcatcatcatcatcatcatcatcatcatcatcatcagcagcagcagcagcagcattATCagcatcatcataatcatcatcatcatcatcatcaatgatTTCATTCTCCAACCCATTACAGTATTCCGTGACGTCATACCAGCTAAATGTGAAGAGTATGCAAAGGCGCATCCTGATTTGAAAGAGGCTTACCAGAAAAAGAGTGAATGGGGGAGCAAGTACACCCTTGACCCGGATGTTGACGAGTTACAGATGATGTTACATTTGACAGATGACGTCATGAGTAAATTGGAAAtagaaattgaaagaaattatgaaaattgcaTGGAAGGTAAAGagtatgaaaatgaatttaataCAGTAATTTTGAGATGGAATATGTATTCATATAGGTCGATTGTACAATTTACTACAAAATGACGAAattggagggagggaggaagaaAGGAGAGTGAAGTAGGAAAGCTCAGAGATACTTGATTTGATAACGAGTGtgtattaatacaaaatatatggaCAGACAGAATTAATtgattgttgattgattgattgattgattgattgattgattgattgattgattgggtcggtcggtcagtcggtTGTTCGTTTGggtagttggttggttggttggttggttatttgtttgtttgtttgtttgtttgtttgtttgtttgtttgtttgtttgttagttagtttgtttgtttgattggtCGATCGGTCGATCGACTAAGTGACTTGTTCActggctgacagacagacagacagacagacagacagacagacagacagacaacaggactgcctgactgactgactgactgactgactgactgactagccGATTGACTAATCGAGCTGACAAATGACAAATCCAAGGCAACTTTTTTGcattattatttaaattttcacatttttctctTGCAAGGTGAAATACAGTGGCTGTGTGGGGAGAATTTCACCTCAGCTGATATTTATTGGTCAGTGACATTGTATCGTCTCGAGCAGCTCGGTTTGGAGAAGCGATATTGGGCTGATGGAAAACGCCCTCGTGTGGAGGAATACTACAAACAAGTCAAAAATGACAAGAACTTCATAAAATCCAAACCATCTCTATTTGTAGTCCTAATAGACATGGTCAAACCTaagttaccatggatacttgCCATTGTAGCCACTGCAGTAGTAGGATTCGGTGTAGGATATGCACTGACGAAAGGCAAAGGTGGAAACGTCATAACCCATCTCCAACCATTTCCTCTGTCGGTCAATGATGTAATTTGGGTTTGGAAGGACTAAAACCATCAAAACTGTTAACCTCTTCAGTGCCAAAACGTTCCGCCAAAAATTATCTTCAGTTAATCCCCACCAAAAATTGTCGTCTGAGTtaaattttctgtaaattgtTTGGCTAATCTCGGCCATATTTAAGACGACAACAATATTATTGATCTTTCTTGcttaattaatttgaaaaccttgctgaaaaaaataacaacatttacaaaaagggaacttttaaaataatgaaactaGACAGTATTTACTGAAGCGATTAAGTATGGTACGTCGTACATGCATATGTGTCATATGGACAAAAGGGTTctaagttgaaatcatgaatCACAACAGAAGAAATTCGCAACTTATGTActcaaaaattgacatttttatagtttgtttttttttattttgggaATATTTATAGATAGTAGGTTTCGGGGAGAGCAAAGATTAATATTGGATGTTATGCCATTGGATAAAATCAACAGAAGAAGAACCAGTATATTGTTGATAACGTCAGAGACAACCAGTAGTAGAACACCATAGATTCGAGGAAAGGGGTATTTTTAAATCGAACAGATATTTAGGCTTTGTACCATGTTTGCTGACTAAGATTGgtacatgtgtatttaattTCAAGTAGAAAAGATTAGAAGGTGTTTGAGTAGCAGAATTGCTCCTAGAAATGACGTCAGTGAACTTTCATCGTCACTTATCATGTATAGAATTTtgattcataaaaaaaaacaattttattctGTACCACCCAAGATGATGTGGCTGGATTTAGTGATGACTGTTGAAGAACTTTAATCATATATTACTATCGGGAAAAGACTTGAATTTCTGTAGTCAAAGTCAATTTAGGGGTCAAAGAATCTAATCATTTCTACTTTTCATGCAGCG
This portion of the Glandiceps talaboti chromosome 7, keGlaTala1.1, whole genome shotgun sequence genome encodes:
- the LOC144437860 gene encoding ganglioside-induced differentiation-associated protein 1-like, whose protein sequence is MAHNDLLLYDIEYSFYSQRVRMALAAKRLSYRKYHIRYGQFEHITPWYMRINPLGKVPVLVDDNTVVTDSERIIQYLDDIFPDTIRLTPDESTHKGRRCKYFKKLCSKIDSEVLTTSVPLLQQISGSEHVISAFAPNVMKESRKVFRDVIPAKCEEYAKAHPDLKEAYQKKSEWGSKYTLDPDVDELQMMLHLTDDVMSKLEIEIERNYENCMEGEIQWLCGENFTSADIYWSVTLYRLEQLGLEKRYWADGKRPRVEEYYKQVKNDKNFIKSKPSLFVVLIDMVKPKLPWILAIVATAVVGFGVGYALTKGKGGNVITHLQPFPLSVNDVIWVWKD